The stretch of DNA TATCTACCATGCTCATCTTAAATAATTTTTTGTTAAACAATCCAAAATGGTAAAAGGTTCCGGAAAGCGTGGGTAAAGGTTCGGGAAAGCGAATATGGAGCCAAACTAACGTACATTAGTGATTAGTAATTATGAGAGTAAACACCGTTAGAAGGACCTAAAATATCATACAACATAGCTATAAGGATCTCAATTTTAATTATGTGGCTTTAAGGACCTCAAAATCACTTCTTTACCAAAATACCCTTGTGTTTTGACATATATACTTCGTATTTAGCGGTATTGGATAGATTTTTGTCCGACTCAACACAATTATTAGACCGAATATTAATCAAATCGAACAAATGCGACGGATTTTTTTTTTCTGCTACaacatttttgaatttttctacgGAAATTCTGTAACCAAAATATTTGGAACGGAAATTCCTTAGCAAAAATATTTGGTATTTGTGGAACATTTTGGCTTAAGTGAAAAATTGCGACGGAATATATGAAATTGCGACTTCGCGAATTTGTCCCACATCGGCAAAGTTTGAGCGACTTGTTATGTTTATAAAATGTCTTTTCACTTGTTTGAAAAAAAATTGTTTGATTCGGAAATTTAGTATGCTAAAATACCAGCTTGTTACGGATATTACGTAGCAAACCCCTATTCGCGGCGAAAATTCATGACAGATCGTTTGCAATGACTTTTCCGTTGCAAAATACCTATAGTGGAAGATATGAGTCACTTTGCAACGGAACGACTTTTGTAGTGAATATATAATGATTATTTTCAAACTAAGTTACCAAATACTCTATAAATCACCTAACATTTTTTGTTCGAATTTGGTAAAATTATTTTATAACGTAATAAATATGCTAAATATTTAATTTGACAATATACATAATTAAGTTTGGTAGATGAAAATTAGTCCAAAATACGTTGTTTAATGTCTTATTTAATCTATTTTGTGCTTCAAAATAGGATTATACGTAGAAATGTTAGCAGATCAAAACAAATTTCTAAGTCCAaattaactaataaattaaaatcTTATACTTTTTCAAGGTTCAACTTAAAATATACGGAGCATAAGTTAATCCCTAAAAAGTAAAGCATATGGGAAGGGTAAATGTGTCAAAAACAGGTTTGAGGTCCTTAAAGTCACGAAGTAAAAGTTCGAGTCCTTAAAACTACATTATGAGATAGTTCGGGTCCTTATTGTATTGTTTAACTCGAGTAAACACCGTTAGAAGGACCTAAAATATCATACAACATAGCTATAAGGACCTCAATTTTAATTATGTGGCTTTAAGGACCTCAAAATCACTTCTTTACCAAAATACCCTTGTGTTTTGACATATATACTTCGTATTTAGCGGTATTGGGTAGATTTTTGTCCGACTCAACACAATTATTAGACCGAATATTAATCAAATCGAACAAATGCGACGGATTTTTTTTTTCTGCTACagcatttttgaatttttctacgGAAATTCTGTAACCAAAATATTTGGAACGGAAATTCCTTAGCAAAAATATTTGGTATTTGTGGAACATTTTGGCTTAAGTGAAAAATTGCGACGGAATATATGAAATTGCGACTTCGCGAATTTGTCCTACATCGGCAAAGTTTGAGCGACTTGTTATGTTTATAAAATGTCTTTTCACTTGTTTGAAAAAAATTTGTTTGATTCGGAAATTTAGTATGCTAAAATACCAGCTTGTTACGGATATTACGTAGCAAACCCCTATTCGCGACGAAAATTCATGACAGATCGTTTGCAATGACTTTTCCGTTGCAAAATACCTATAGTGGAGGATATGAGTCACTTTGCAACGGAACGACTTTTGTAGTGAATATATAATgattattttaaaactaagttACCAAATACTCTATAAATCACCTAACATTTTTTGTTCGAATTTGGTAAAATTATTTTATAACGTAATAAATATGCTAAATATTTAATTTGACAATATACATAATTAAGTTTGGTAGATGAAAATTAGTCCAAAATACGTTGTTTAATGTCTTATTTAATCTATTTTGTGCTTCAAAATAGGATTATACCTAGAAATGTTAGCAGATCAAAACAAATTTCTAAGTCCAaattaactaataaattaaaatcTTATACTTTTTCAAGGTTCAACTTAAAATATACGGAGCATAAGTTAATTCCTAAAAAGTAAAGCATATGGGAAGGGTAAATGTGTCAAAAACAGATTTGAGGTCCTTAAAGCCACGAAGTAAAAGTTCGAGTCCTTAAAATTACATTATGTGATAGTTCGGGTCCTTATTGTATTGTTTACTCGTAATTTAGTACATATAAGAAGTTGACTTGTGACCCAAGATGTGTGAGTCTAGTGGAATTCCAGGGTAACCTCAAAGCCTCCTAAGGAGGAATTGCGAGGTCCTGGGTTCGATTCCCTAGATGAACACTTTCATGGGGACCTGACGCCCGGAGAGGGAATAATCCCATGGAAAGAACTCACACAGACAGTGCGCCAGCGGTAGGGTCCTGTATCCggggaggatccaacctcctcgtcatcaaaaaaaaaaaaaaaaaaaaaaaagaagaagttgACTTGTGCTCCATAGTGTGTGTATGTAAGATAATCTGGCTATCATGATAAGCATGACTGAGTTTCTTCACTTTTCCTGTTTTTCTTCATTTAAAACGTTCTTATCCCACTTTCGCCGTTTTCTTTATCTCTTTAAATTATAAATAGTGGAAAATCCCATATTTTAGTACCATATAAGAATTGTTGATGGAATATTCGTTGGTTGCGAAGTTGTTGAGGGAGTGAAATCAATGATATGGAACCTAGAGTCAACGTATAGCAACTTTTATTCACATGATTTACCAGCCCTTTTCCTCTAGCATTTTAGATAAGAGAAACAACTGAAGAAAACGTATTTTCTTTTGGGATCCTTATAGCCTTATAGGTAATATTATAGgaaaaaataattattttatgATAACTATTGTAATAGTTATTTGTCAGCTCTTAAACTAAAATGACAACGATGTCACAACGATTACTGCTAGAAGTAATTCCATAACTTTAAAACTAGGTATAAGTACTTTTAGAAATAGTGGTATATACTCCCTTATGATATTTTTTCAAGGGGAGTCTAAGTATCAGGTCTCGCCATCTAGGATCATATGGGTGATACCgtgatacaaaagaggtttttaTTTAGAGGTTAAGAATTTAAGACTGAAGTATCCTGATAATAGGTCACAAGTTCGAATCCGCATCCCCATTATATTGTACTGGCCTTGcgcctcatttttttttttctaaaaacaGAAAaaggatgatatgggtgataAGCTCATGAATCAACGGAGTACCTAACCCCAATTATCAAATGAGAAATACCCTGGTTGTTATAACAACTTGGCCATATATGCACCGTTAAATCACTTTTCTAGTAGTTCAATAATTAAATTTGCAAATTAATTTAAATTTGATGGTTAATTGTTAATTTATGTTTGACATAATTGATGGACAGACAATCCCAGAATCGTTGATAGCAAGACTGCTGAATGTATTGGTATTGGATGTGCACTCAAATCAGCTCACTTTACTTCCAAACTCAATTGGATGTCTCTCTAAACTAAAGATCCTTAATGTATCTGGCAACCATTTAACCTCACTTCCTCCAACCATTGAGAATTGCAGGTTTATTTCATTCCTTTTCATATAATCTTTCGTTCACTCGGTAATAATTACTCCCTACGGGATACGTCCtatttatttgtttgtctttgatTAAAATGCTACtcataaataataaaaaaagataAACAAGTGATGGAGACAAAGGGAGTATTAGCTACCGAGATGATCATTGAAATTTAATCAATTTGGTGAATAAGACAAATCAGTAATCTTATCATGTTAGTTAATTTAGTAGAGCTCCATTAAGTAGTTTGATTACAGCTTGATGACAATATTTTAAAGGTTAAGTACATGTCATTATGTCAATGTCAACGTAATTACAGTTGTAGGATTATCCTCTATGATCGTACATACTGTCATTATAGCACATATAATAATACTTGGTAGTAATTACTTAAACAACTCTAACTACTTaattacataaaatattcatatatACCAATTTATCAAACAATCGTAATTTCAATCCAGCCGCCTATTACTccataatatttaattttttttagggtaccgaatatttaatattaatactaTATCAATACCTAGAGTCtaaattttattcttcttgagtaAAGCGGTAAAGCCTAATGAACAAGCAACTCCCTAATATATAATCCCTACAAACGATGAGACGAAACATCTAATTTGCCTTGTATGTGCTTCTTGGCTTCTCTTTTTCTTATACAAAAATATTGGAAAACaaattaaatacggagtatatgttACTCCATAATAGTGACGACTCTTATCAATTAACCCGATATTTTGACGTTTTATTAAAATATTCTTCACAAAAAATTAGAAATATAAAGGAACTTTCACGAGGGAGTAATGGTTTTACGAGTACCATTCAATGGGTCATGATGTCTTATGGATAAATGTGTTACGTAATCATCAATTCTTTACACTTTTCTTTACAAATTGAACGGCCCAAATGGGGCCTTGTTAAGACGAAAATATGACTATTTTAATGATACTGTTATAGTAACTTTTTATCTGAAAATGGGTACATTTCCTTCTTAAATGGGTCATATTTTACTCCGTTTTAACTTGTAACGAAATGTTATTTCTTCCACAAGACTTATCGTTGCGTAATATTAAACTAAGATGTTTCCACGGAAGATCAATTGACTTTTTAGTTTTATGTAGAATAATTAGTTTTCGTTTATACCGACGATCCAAGTAGATATTTTACAGATGCGTTCTAGATTAATCAATATAATCTAGCAGTCAAAGACAATTAAGGGATTGATGAGTTAGTAGTACTAGTACTAGAGAATAAGACAATAAACATTAAGATAATTTTATGCTTAAAACAGCTAAGCTTTGGGTGACCATGTCAAAGTTTGAATTAACATGCGTATATAATTTTGGACAAGCAACAACATGATTAGGTGTGGgtagatttttgaaaatgttgtttatgttttaataaataaaattaaaactacAAGTGGATTCAAGATGTTCTACTTATCATattttgttgcttttgttttttCCCTTTATCTATTCTTTGAGGGAATAAATTAATCTTTCAACAAACTTTGTTTCTCACTTGTCGGCATTAGTCTCACGTATGACTTTGAGTTAGTTTATATAATACATTGTTTATATCAATTTAAATTATACAAGTTGATGATACATACATACTCAGTTTTAGTTTACTAGATTTTCTTGCAATATGTATTTCTAGATGTTATATTTTtctttgatgacgagggggttgatccccccgggcccatgcattcccgcaccaccacatggaccatgtaagccacccctttcgggggctgcagtggccaagtgatcatcgccccagctggtagtcgaacctgagacctctcaactcctgcatttctgcaagcttcaaggtttaacccagctaccactggactaacaccacttggtttagATGTTATATATTTATATACGATTATATGTTACGTATTTGTTCTTAGAATACAGATCATTCTAACAACGTATTTGTTCTTGCAACACAGATCATTAGAAGAAGTAAATGCCAACTTCAACCAACTAAGCATGTTGCCGGATACCATAGGTTTCGAGCTCCTAAGCCTCAGAAAACTGTCGGTTAACTCGAACAAGCTCGTGTTGCTACCATACTCCATTTCGCATGCGACTGAGTTACGCATACTAGATGTGCGCCTCAATTGCTTAAGGTCCCTCCCTGACGACCTAGAAAACCTTGCAAAATTAGAGATCCTAAACGCGAGCCAGAATTTCCAATACCTTAAGGAACTCCCTTATTCGATAGGACTATTGATGTCCTTAGTCGAGCTAGATGTGAGCTATAACAAGCTAACCTCGCTCCCAACTTCACTAGGGTGTTTAAGGAAGCTTaataagttatgtgttgaaggaaATCCTCTTGTTTCTCCGCCTATGGAGGTGATCGAACAAGGGTTGCATACCGTTAGACAATATATGAGCGAAAAGATAAATGGTTATCATCATGATTCACCTAAGAAGATGTCTTGGTTTAGGAAACTTAAGAAGTATAAGACGTATAATGGACGAAGTAGCACATCTCGACCAACTTATAATGATGATCGTCGGCCCATTGATGCTCTTGCGTCGCCTAGGTATAGTTTTGGCATGTTTTCGCCAAAAAGGTTTTTCTCTTCTCCTCGCAACTATTTCTCAAGATTAGGGTGATCCTATTTTATgtgtatatataaatataaatacgTTTCATTGGTGAGAGATGGAGCAAGATTATTATAATGTTTTTCCATATGTATAAAAGCCAGACGAGTTAATTATTGTACATACATTTGGATTTTGGTTGTAGACCTAGTTAACGGGTTGCTAGGCCCACGTCCGACTCGGATTAAATTTGATCGTATTGTTTAATGAATCCCTGCCAAGGTCATCCAGTGAGTCTCCATAACATTTATTAACTTCTTTTCATTTCTAATGATAATTGTTAACTCATTTTTCATAATTGTTTAAAATATCATTATTAAGTATAGAATCAATCAGATTGTTATACACACACAAATTATGATAAACATACAACCAAAATATGAGACATATTCACTATCCCTTGCTGTTGCTACTGCTACGTTATTCACCTAAATTTGGCAAATTAAAATTCATCCGACTCAAATGACTCTACTCGTACTAAAGCCAACACCTGAGCTCAAGACTCGAGTTTGACCCTAACCCGAATTGACAGACTAAATATAACTTCACccgaatgtttattgttgcaaAACAATTATTATCCATAAATAACTAGATAATAGTTGACGCAAAAATGAGCCAAACACCAAGTGATTGGCCGACGCGGCCCGACCCGAACTCTTACAAATTCAAATTGACCCGACCTAAATTATCCTGTTTGCCAAGTCTACCGGATCACCACTTCTGCCATTATTTGCACTACTCAAGCTATTCTTACTCTTACTTTCACGTATCCCTACTACTATATTAATACTACTGCTACTTTAGTTATTCACATTATTGTTATTACGatattttttaaaattataaagctccttcataatatggttTGATCCGTTGACCATTGGCCTTGAACCGATTTCCTTCTTCCGACattatctcaaagtctccatactttccaaCATTTGTGATCACAAAGGGACCCGTCCATCGTGAATTCAACTttccgggaaagagtcgatatctagagctaaatagaaggactttatctccctTGTGCAATGCcttttgcttgatcctcttgtTATGAAGCAATTTGGTGCGCTCTTTGtagatctttgcattctcatatgaGTGAAATcgaaattcctccaactcttcaATTTGCAAGATCCTCTTCTCTCTACTTaacttgagatcaagattgagagctttgattgcccaaaaggccTTGTATTCCAactcaattggcaagtggcaAGCCTTTCCATAGACTAACTTGTAAGGGGAGTGATGTGGGAGCATTGCTCGATAGTGAAAATGAAGTTCTTATTAGTCGAAATGCGGCCCAAATCGTAGAGGGATTCAAGTTTGGCTCGAGTTGTGTGACGATGTTGAAGTGGGCTGGTACCGAAGAGGCGTGGGCTGAAAACACGGTTACTAAATAACCGAATGTCGGGCTTGTGTTCGGATATTGATAGCTGGTGTTAGATTTTATTAGTTATTAATTTATCTTCAAataaaagatattattcttagCTTATTATCTAAGATAAGAGATAATATCAGATTTTATTTAGTTATTTGATTCTTATCTTTTTCCCCAAGATAGCTTGGAGGAGGAGTTAGTATAAATAGGGCCTCTTGTAAACCCTATTTTTcagattatgagttttaataaaaaGTTTACATTTGTGAGCTAACCCTAATTAATCTTGCGAGGTTGTTAgttttcttttcttccttgagAGGTTGAAAGTTATAATAGATTGAGCTATAATCTTGTGAGGTTAGACCGAAATCCACTATCCTATCCGGTTACTTTGTTCCAATTCACGCATATCATTCAATCCAATTCTTCGTTCCTATTCAATTACACGAAAATCCACATACAAAAATCAGATTTCATCTTAAGTTTCAAGATTTTCAATTCGTTTAAGTTATAGCTCCTGCTGTAACTTTACAAACCCTAATTCGTTCGTTCAAAACCTACGAATTCTacatcaaattggttatcagagcctAGGTTTTTGATTTATTCCCTAATAAACCAGTCTTGGGAAGTCATGGCTATTGGAGATGATGCCGAATATAGCGACGGTACAACAAAACCATGGAaggactgttggaatatgtgtcctccgacaataatgcgatcacaactgtcgatcatgatgatcacatgtttaagtctcattttaagaatacatgtgggatgtaatattttacagtcaactggtccacacatatcggtaatgactggctgactagagtttgacattactgtcgtacgacggtggtgatcagttgatccccttaggtcatacctaaagggtaacactcttaattgattatttaattgatcgtatgtcgatacgggttaattaaattgcttaaaattgacggacgattttgtgagtattattgacgtatcttattgtaattcgattaaataagatacggtctaagtaatcaaattgttttattacttagataaaattattgtttgcgaaacaattgaaactgaatgaataattaattataaatacaagatgttgtgatttataattggtaaaccgttttggtacaagtaattatgaattactaagtcgattttgtacatgacgtatttttattaatacgttgatttttaatatgttaaaaatacattacaattacacatgactagtgacatgtgacaattgacaaatgacaaaatatacaATGGACCTtacattttataagtgccgaaatggagggagtattaggttaaaaattatgttgattatttttaagtggaaagcatgatgattgcaacctaatatagccatgcatacctatgatttcttgggtagaaaaacttgcccatgcattggctctcctccaccctacccaccggttttctaagggaataatagagagtttttctctctaattatttATTCACAACTTCAcataaaaatttctagtgtaagaaatttaatttcctctctacatcttatgaaaaattagagagataataacTCCCAAAATTCCtttctctataccgaaataatagagaccaaaataaatattttgggtcaatttttagtaagattaatattgttctagttcaagtaatattaatctattaagaggttatcttgggtatacatctttgggagggattctaaacttgaatctttgtt from Silene latifolia isolate original U9 population chromosome 10, ASM4854445v1, whole genome shotgun sequence encodes:
- the LOC141609057 gene encoding plant intracellular Ras-group-related LRR protein 6-like, producing the protein MMYERQLARSLDERRNGILNNKTITKKFNNKDYKRSRSAASSISIEEEQRLEIIDLSGMSLDSLPNPSINLAAICKLDISNNNLQTIPESLIARLLNVLVLDVHSNQLTLLPNSIGCLSKLKILNVSGNHLTSLPPTIENCRSLEEVNANFNQLSMLPDTIGFELLSLRKLSVNSNKLVLLPYSISHATELRILDVRLNCLRSLPDDLENLAKLEILNASQNFQYLKELPYSIGLLMSLVELDVSYNKLTSLPTSLGCLRKLNKLCVEGNPLVSPPMEVIEQGLHTVRQYMSEKINGYHHDSPKKMSWFRKLKKYKTYNGRSSTSRPTYNDDRRPIDALASPRYSFGMFSPKRFFSSPRNYFSRLG